CGTGGCATGGACACGCATGCGGGCAACCGCGCCATCGTCACCGCAGTGATCGGCATGGCCAAGGCCCTGAAGCTGGAGACCGTGGCCGAAGGCGTGGAGACCGCCGCACAGGCCGCGCTGCTCACCCAGCTGGACTGCGACGAGGCCCAGGGCTACCTGTATTCCAAGGCCATCCCCGCCGAGGCCCTGCTGCGGCAATGGCTGCATAGCAGGCCTGTGCAGCCAGCCCCGCCCGCAGGCTCTTGACCTCTCTCCCACGCGCCATGAAAGCAAGCACCCGCACTGTGTTGCGCCTGCCCCCACAACTGGGGTAACGCATCTGGTGACAAAGGCTTTCATGGCCTATGCTACGCCACAGACCTTCCTGATCAACGCACCGCCTCCAGCCACCATGAGCCACCAAGATAAACCCGTCGTATTCGGCACCGAAGACCTGCTGATGAGCCTGTGCAACTCCGTCACACGCGTGCTCACCGTCGCCACCCAAAGCCAGGTCCACTATTCGGGCATGGTGCAACGCATCTCCAAAACCTGCCTCAAGCCCGACATCGGCTGCTTTGTGCTGTTCGACGGCGGCTTCTCCGGCCTGGTCATCATCAACTTCTCGGCCCAAGCGGCCATGGAGTTGTACGAGAGCTACCTGCTGAGCATGGGCATGTCCCGGGACGACCTGGTGACCTCCTACACCTCGGACGAAGTCAGCAACGTGATGGGCGAGCTGATGAACCAGGTGGTAGGCGACTTCACCGGCAAGATTCGCCGCGAACTGCAAACCCACATCACCCAGAACCAGCCCAAGATGCTGGTGCTGAACAAGCAAGTGATGCTGAGCGTGGACGCCAACCTGGACAACCCCGAAGCCCGCCGCGTGACCTTCTACACCGGCAACAACAACATCTTCTACCTGGAGCTGGCAATGGACCGCACCGAGTTCATCAAGCTCTACGACTTCGAGGCCCAGGAAGCCCCAGACCCGGACGCCCTGATGGCCCAGTCGCACGACGCGCCCGCACCGGCGCCCGCCCCAGCAGCCACCAGTGGCAGCAGCGACACCGACGACCTGCTCAAGTCGCTGGGCATGTAACCCGGCAGGTGGCCTGGCCCACCCTGCCTAGCAAAAAAGCACCGGCCCCGGTGCTTTTTTATTGCCATTACTTCTATATTTCAATTATTATTGAATTATGAAAACCAACGACATCGTCAAAGCCCTGGCCGCGCTGGCCCAAGCCTCGCGCCTGGAGATTTTTCGCGCCCTGGTCGTGGCAGGCACCGAGGGGCTGACACCCAGCGCCCTGAGCGAGGCCCTGGGCGTAGCGCCCAACACGCTCTCGTTCCACCTCAAAGAGCTGACCCACGCCGGGCTGGTGGCGCAAGAGCGTGCTGGCCGCAACCTGATCTACCGCGCCCAGTTCGACCGCATGAACGCGCTGATCGGCTACCTGACCGAGAACTGCTGTCAGGGCCAGACCTGCCTGCCCGCCGCTGCTACCACCCCTTGCGCCTGCTGAGAACACACGTCTCACCGCCCCCAAGAACCCATCCCCAGGAGCCCCACCATGAAGCGCTTTCACGTTCACCTGCATGTCGACGACCTTGCCGCCAGCATCGCCTTTTACTCACGCCTGTTTGCGGCCACCCCTGCCCGGGTGGAGGCCGACTACGCCAAATGGATGCTGGAAGACCCGCGCGTGAACTTTGCGATCTCTACGCGCGGCAACCAGCCGGGGCTGGACCACCTGGGCTTTCAGGTTGACGACGCGGCAGAACTGGCCGATTTGAAAGCCCGCGCCAACGCCGCCGACATGGCCCTGTTGGACGAAGGCGCCACCACCTGCTGCTACGCCCGCAGCGAAAAGCACTGGGTGACCGACCCGCAGGGCGTGGCGTGGGAGCACTTTCACACGCTCGAAAACATTCCTGTGTTCAATGAAGCGGCAGCGGCGGCGCAAGGCGCCTGCTGCGCCCCGAAGGCAGCCACGGCACAACCGGCACCAATGACTGCACAAGCCGCGTGCTGTGGACCGTCCAAATCCTCTTCTTCCAACTGCTGCTGACCTGAGGCCCCGAATGACCGAATCCGTCTCCCCCCTGAACGTTCTTTTTCTGTGCACCCACAACTCTGCGCGCAGCATCCTGGCCGAAGCGCTGCTCAACGCCATGGGCGAAGGGCGCTTCAAGGCGTATTCCGCAGGCAGCAGCCCGCGCGATAACCAGCAGCCCAACCCGCTGGGCCTGCAAGTGCTGCAAAAGGCCGGCATCCCCACCGAAGGGCTGCGCAGCAAAAGCTGGGACGAGTTTGCCGCCCCCGGCGCGCCGCACATGGACCTCATCATCACCGTGTGCGACAACGCCGCGGGCGAGGTGTGCCCCTTCTGGCCCGGCCACCCCGCCACCGCGCACTGGGGCTATGCCGACCCGTCCGAAGGCGATGGCAGCGAAGCTGAAAAGCTCGAAGCCTTCCGCAAAACCCTGCACGCCATCCAGCGCCGCCTGTCACTGCTCATCAGCCTGCCCGCCGACAAGCTGCAGCACGCCGTGCTGCAAAGCACCGCCCGCGATCTGTCAGCCCACTGAGCCCTTCCGCCCGATTGCCCCAAAAGCCTGTGAAGCCCCATGAAAAACACGCCCGCCGCAGCCTGCCACGCCAGCCCTCCCGCCCCACAAGCCATGAGTGTGTTCGAGCGCTACCTCACCGTCTGGGTGTTCCTGTGCATCGTGGTGGGCATTGGGCTGGGGCAGCTGTGGCCCGGCGTCTTCCAGGCCATTGGCCGCATGGAAGTCGCCCAGGTCAACCTGCCCGTGGGCGTGCTGATCTGGGTGATGGTGATCCCCATGCTGATGAAGGTGGACTTTGCCGCCCTGGGTGAAGTGCGCCAGCACCTGCGCGGCATTGGCGTCACGCTGGTGGTGAACTGGCTGGTCAAACCGTTTTCGATGGCGCTCTTGGGCTGGCTGTTCATCCGCCACTGGTTTGCGCCGTACCTGCCTGCCGACCAGATCGACAGCTACATCGCCGGGCTCATTTTGCTGGCCGCTGCGCCCTGCACGGCCATGGTGTTTGTGTGGAGCCGCCTGACCGGGGGCGACCCACTCTTCACCCTGTCGCAGGTGGCGCTCAACGACAGCATCATGGTGCTGGCCTTTGCGCCGCTGGTGGCGCTGCTGCTGGGGGTGTCGGCCATCACCGTGCCGTGGGCCACGCTGCTCACTTCGGTGGTGCTGTACATCGTGATTCCCGTGCTCATCGCACAAGCCCTGCGCCGCGCCCTGCTGGCGCGTGGCCCGGCTGCGCTCGACGCCGCACTGCAGCGCATCGGCCCCTGGTCCATCGGCGCGCTGCTGGCCACGCTGGTGCTGCTGTTTGCCTTCCAGGGCGAGGCGATCCTGACGCAGCCGCTGGTCATCGCCCTGCTGGCCGTACCCATCCTCATCCAGGTGTTCTTCAACGCGGGCCTGGCCTACTGGCTCAACCGCGCCGTAGGCGAAAAGCACAGCGTGGCCTGCCCTTCGGCGCTGATTGGTGCATCCAACTTCTTCGAGCTGGCCGTGGCCGCCGCCATCAGCCTGTTCGGCTTTCACTCCGGCGCGGCGCTGGCCACGGTGGTGGGGGTGCTGATTGAGGTGCCGGTGATGCTGCTGGTGGTGCACATCGTCAACCGCAGCAAGGGCTGGTACGAGCGCGGGCTGAGCACGGATTGAGGGCAACCTGAGCGCCGCCCGAGCGCCAAACGCTACTAAAAATATAGCTGCCAGCGCTTTATCTGCAAGCGCTAGCAGCACTTTTCATTCACAACCGCCCCGCCAGCCGCACACCCAGCGCCGCCAGCGCCCCCAACGTGGCCAAGCCCACCACGCCCAGCCAGCCCCACTGCGCCAGCGCCATGCTGCCCAGCGCCGCCCCGGCCGACATGCCGATGAACATGCCCGTGAACAGCAGCGCATTGAGCCGGCTGCGCGCCGCTGGGTCGATGCCGTACACAATGGTCTGGTGCGCCACCAGCGTGGCCTGCACGCCAAAGTCAAAGCCAATGGCACTGGCCACAATCAACCCCAGCTGC
This Acidovorax sp. 106 DNA region includes the following protein-coding sequences:
- a CDS encoding helix-turn-helix transcriptional regulator — encoded protein: MKTNDIVKALAALAQASRLEIFRALVVAGTEGLTPSALSEALGVAPNTLSFHLKELTHAGLVAQERAGRNLIYRAQFDRMNALIGYLTENCCQGQTCLPAAATTPCAC
- the arsB gene encoding ACR3 family arsenite efflux transporter, which encodes MKNTPAAACHASPPAPQAMSVFERYLTVWVFLCIVVGIGLGQLWPGVFQAIGRMEVAQVNLPVGVLIWVMVIPMLMKVDFAALGEVRQHLRGIGVTLVVNWLVKPFSMALLGWLFIRHWFAPYLPADQIDSYIAGLILLAAAPCTAMVFVWSRLTGGDPLFTLSQVALNDSIMVLAFAPLVALLLGVSAITVPWATLLTSVVLYIVIPVLIAQALRRALLARGPAALDAALQRIGPWSIGALLATLVLLFAFQGEAILTQPLVIALLAVPILIQVFFNAGLAYWLNRAVGEKHSVACPSALIGASNFFELAVAAAISLFGFHSGAALATVVGVLIEVPVMLLVVHIVNRSKGWYERGLSTD
- a CDS encoding DUF3334 family protein gives rise to the protein MSHQDKPVVFGTEDLLMSLCNSVTRVLTVATQSQVHYSGMVQRISKTCLKPDIGCFVLFDGGFSGLVIINFSAQAAMELYESYLLSMGMSRDDLVTSYTSDEVSNVMGELMNQVVGDFTGKIRRELQTHITQNQPKMLVLNKQVMLSVDANLDNPEARRVTFYTGNNNIFYLELAMDRTEFIKLYDFEAQEAPDPDALMAQSHDAPAPAPAPAATSGSSDTDDLLKSLGM
- a CDS encoding arsenate reductase ArsC, whose translation is MTESVSPLNVLFLCTHNSARSILAEALLNAMGEGRFKAYSAGSSPRDNQQPNPLGLQVLQKAGIPTEGLRSKSWDEFAAPGAPHMDLIITVCDNAAGEVCPFWPGHPATAHWGYADPSEGDGSEAEKLEAFRKTLHAIQRRLSLLISLPADKLQHAVLQSTARDLSAH
- a CDS encoding ArsI/CadI family heavy metal resistance metalloenzyme translates to MKRFHVHLHVDDLAASIAFYSRLFAATPARVEADYAKWMLEDPRVNFAISTRGNQPGLDHLGFQVDDAAELADLKARANAADMALLDEGATTCCYARSEKHWVTDPQGVAWEHFHTLENIPVFNEAAAAAQGACCAPKAATAQPAPMTAQAACCGPSKSSSSNCC